In Dromiciops gliroides isolate mDroGli1 chromosome 4, mDroGli1.pri, whole genome shotgun sequence, one DNA window encodes the following:
- the LOC122752552 gene encoding 60S ribosomal protein L38-like, translating into MPPKIEEIKDFLLTARRKDAKSVQIKKNKDNVQFKVCCSKYLYTLDITDKEKADKFKQSLSPGLAVKELK; encoded by the coding sequence ATGCCCCCCAAAattgaggaaataaaagacttcttGCTCACAGCCAGAAGAAAGGATGCCAAATCTGTCCAGATCAAGAAAAACAAGGACAATGTGCAGTTTAAGGTTTGTTGCAGCAAGTACCTGTACACCTTGGACATCACGGACAAAGAGAAGGCAGACAAATTTAAACAGTCCTTGTCTCCTGGTTTGGCTGTGAAGGAGCTGAAGTGA